One window from the genome of Pararhizobium gei encodes:
- the nusG gene encoding transcription termination/antitermination protein NusG, which translates to MAARWYIVHAYSNFEKKVAEDIENKARQKGLEHLFEKILVPTEKVVEVRRGRKVDAERKFFPGYVMVRADLTDEAYHLIKNTPKVTGFLGSDNKPVPIPDFEAERILGQVQDGVDRPKPSISFEIGEQVRVSDGPFASFNGIVQDVDEERSRLKVEVSIFGRATPVDLEYAQVEKV; encoded by the coding sequence ATGGCAGCGCGTTGGTACATCGTTCACGCCTACTCGAATTTCGAGAAGAAGGTCGCTGAGGACATCGAGAACAAGGCTCGCCAGAAGGGGCTTGAGCATTTGTTCGAGAAGATTCTCGTGCCTACGGAAAAGGTCGTCGAGGTCCGCCGGGGTCGCAAGGTCGATGCGGAACGTAAGTTCTTTCCGGGTTACGTGATGGTTCGCGCCGATCTGACGGACGAGGCTTACCATCTTATCAAGAATACACCGAAGGTAACGGGTTTCCTCGGCTCCGACAACAAGCCGGTTCCGATTCCCGACTTCGAAGCCGAGCGCATTCTCGGCCAGGTTCAGGACGGTGTCGACCGCCCGAAGCCTTCGATTTCGTTCGAGATCGGCGAGCAGGTCCGCGTCTCCGATGGCCCGTTCGCATCCTTCAACGGCATTGTGCAGGACGTTGATGAGGAACGGTCGCGCCTCAAGGTCGAAGTTTCGATCTTCGGCCGTGCGACACCGGTGGACCTCGAATATGCCCAGGTCGAAAAAGTCTGA
- a CDS encoding LysR family transcriptional regulator codes for MQDLNDLVLFAAVVKNNGFSSAARALNIPKSKLSKHVARLEQQLDVRLMERSTRKLRVTEIGQAFYERCESILSGVEAAEAVVAAAKSEPSGVVRLACPLGFTPVVGHILPEFHRRYPGLRILITTTNRRIDLIEERIDVALRVRDQLDTDNNLIVRKLGDSRRRMVASPGLLRRIGPVSIENLGTLPTLSMNEQHVTDTWQLNHAGGTKKDVVHQPIIGCGDFGILEQAAIAGVGIALLPDYYCERGIRNGVLAPVLADWSSNDAIVHLVFTSRLGILPGVRALIDYLANNLPGAFSKCKEVDPPGAMLHAAE; via the coding sequence ATGCAGGACCTCAATGATCTCGTGCTTTTTGCCGCAGTGGTAAAGAACAACGGCTTTTCTTCCGCAGCACGCGCGCTGAATATTCCCAAGTCGAAGCTCAGCAAGCACGTCGCCCGCCTTGAACAGCAGCTCGATGTCCGGCTCATGGAACGCTCGACGCGAAAACTGCGCGTCACAGAGATCGGTCAGGCGTTCTACGAGCGGTGCGAAAGCATCCTGTCGGGAGTAGAAGCGGCTGAGGCGGTTGTCGCCGCAGCGAAAAGCGAGCCTTCCGGGGTGGTACGCCTTGCCTGCCCGCTCGGATTCACGCCGGTGGTCGGCCATATCTTGCCGGAATTTCATCGGCGCTATCCAGGGCTGCGCATCCTGATCACCACCACGAACCGGCGCATCGATCTGATCGAGGAACGGATCGATGTGGCGCTGCGCGTCCGCGACCAGCTCGACACGGACAACAATCTGATCGTCCGCAAGCTCGGCGACTCCCGGCGGCGCATGGTTGCAAGTCCGGGATTGCTGAGGCGGATCGGCCCCGTTTCCATCGAGAACCTTGGCACCTTGCCGACGCTGTCGATGAACGAGCAGCACGTCACCGATACATGGCAACTCAATCACGCCGGTGGCACGAAGAAAGATGTGGTTCATCAGCCGATCATAGGCTGTGGCGATTTCGGGATCCTGGAGCAAGCAGCGATTGCCGGTGTCGGAATTGCTCTTCTGCCGGATTATTATTGCGAGCGCGGCATTCGCAACGGCGTTCTGGCGCCGGTGCTTGCGGACTGGTCGTCGAACGACGCCATCGTTCATCTGGTCTTTACCTCCCGCCTTGGCATCCTCCCGGGCGTGCGCGCGCTGATCGATTACCTCGCGAACAATCTTCCCGGAGCATTTTCCAAATGCAAGGAAGTCGATCCGCCCGGTGCCATGCTGCATGCGGCGGAGTGA
- the rplA gene encoding 50S ribosomal protein L1, whose amino-acid sequence MAKLAKRVQKTREGVDPTKLVGLTEAISMVKERAIAKFDETIEVAMNLGVDPRHADQMVRGVVNLPNGTGRDVRVAVFARGAKADEAKAAGADIVGAEDLVEIVQGGKIDFDRCIATPDMMPLVGRLGKVLGPRGMMPNPKVGTVTMDVAGAVKASKGGAVEFRVEKAGIVHAGIGKASFTAEAIEQNIRAFADAVIKAKPSGAKGNYVKRVAISSTMGPGVKIDPSTVNVA is encoded by the coding sequence ATGGCAAAGCTAGCAAAGCGTGTACAGAAGACCCGCGAAGGCGTCGATCCGACGAAGCTCGTCGGTCTGACCGAAGCCATTTCGATGGTCAAGGAACGGGCGATCGCCAAGTTCGACGAAACCATCGAAGTTGCGATGAACCTCGGCGTCGATCCGCGTCATGCCGACCAGATGGTCCGTGGCGTCGTCAATCTGCCGAACGGCACCGGCCGTGACGTTCGCGTTGCCGTGTTCGCACGGGGTGCCAAGGCTGATGAAGCCAAGGCTGCCGGTGCGGACATCGTCGGCGCAGAGGATCTGGTCGAAATCGTTCAGGGCGGCAAGATCGACTTCGATCGTTGCATCGCAACACCGGACATGATGCCGCTCGTCGGTCGTCTCGGCAAGGTTCTCGGTCCCCGCGGCATGATGCCGAACCCGAAGGTCGGGACCGTCACCATGGACGTCGCCGGTGCTGTCAAGGCATCGAAGGGCGGCGCTGTCGAGTTCCGGGTCGAGAAGGCTGGTATCGTCCATGCCGGTATCGGCAAGGCTTCGTTCACGGCGGAAGCCATCGAACAGAACATTCGCGCCTTCGCCGATGCAGTCATCAAGGCAAAGCCGTCGGGTGCCAAGGGCAACTACGTCAAGCGCGTGGCGATTTCCTCGACCATGGGCCCAGGCGTCAAGATCGACCCGTCGACCGTCAACGTCGCTTAA
- the rplK gene encoding 50S ribosomal protein L11: MAKKVAGQLKLQVKAGSANPSPPIGPALGQRGVNIMEFCKAFNAATQELEKGMPIPVVITYYQDKSFTFIMKQPPVSYFLKKEAKLTSGSKTPGKGAVAGKLTKAQIKSIAEAKMKDLNAADIEGAMTMIEGSARAMGLEVVA, encoded by the coding sequence ATGGCTAAGAAAGTTGCAGGCCAGCTCAAGCTTCAGGTCAAGGCAGGATCGGCGAACCCGTCCCCGCCAATCGGCCCGGCGCTTGGTCAGCGTGGCGTAAACATCATGGAATTCTGCAAGGCGTTCAATGCCGCCACGCAGGAACTTGAAAAGGGTATGCCGATTCCGGTCGTCATCACCTATTACCAGGACAAGTCCTTCACCTTCATCATGAAGCAGCCGCCGGTCAGCTACTTCCTGAAGAAGGAAGCAAAGCTGACCTCGGGTTCGAAGACCCCGGGCAAGGGCGCGGTTGCAGGCAAGCTCACCAAGGCTCAGATCAAGTCGATCGCCGAAGCCAAGATGAAGGACCTGAACGCAGCCGATATCGAAGGCGCAATGACCATGATCGAGGGCTCCGCCCGCGCCATGGGTCTGGAAGTGGTGGCTTAA
- the rplJ gene encoding 50S ribosomal protein L10: MERAEKREFVTELNDAFKGAGSVVVAHYAGVTVAQMNDFRSKMRAAGGTVKVAKNRLAKIALQGTEAEGMSNLFKGQTLVAFSADPVTAPKVVMDFAKTNDKIVVLGGAMGATTLNADAVKSLATLPSLDELRAKLLGMIQTPATRIASVVAAPASQLARVFAAYAKKDEEAA; this comes from the coding sequence GTGGAAAGAGCGGAAAAACGCGAATTCGTCACGGAGCTGAACGATGCCTTCAAGGGCGCCGGTTCGGTTGTCGTGGCCCACTATGCTGGTGTCACAGTCGCACAGATGAACGATTTTCGTTCAAAGATGCGCGCTGCTGGCGGCACCGTCAAAGTCGCGAAGAACCGCCTGGCCAAGATCGCCCTTCAGGGTACGGAAGCCGAAGGGATGTCCAATCTCTTCAAGGGTCAGACGCTGGTTGCATTCAGCGCCGACCCGGTAACGGCTCCAAAGGTTGTCATGGATTTCGCCAAGACCAACGACAAGATCGTTGTGCTGGGCGGCGCCATGGGAGCAACGACGCTCAACGCGGACGCAGTCAAGTCGCTTGCGACCCTGCCTTCGCTGGATGAGCTGCGCGCGAAGCTGCTGGGCATGATCCAGACACCGGCTACCCGCATCGCAAGCGTTGTTGCAGCACCGGCAAGCCAGCTTGCCCGCGTGTTCGCAGCCTATGCCAAGAAGGACGAAGAAGCCGCATAA
- the secE gene encoding preprotein translocase subunit SecE: MASKTNPFTFLQQVRSETSKVTWPSRRETMISTLMVFIMVFFAAAFFFAADQLMGWLIGLVLNAGI; this comes from the coding sequence ATGGCATCCAAGACAAATCCATTTACGTTTCTGCAGCAGGTGCGCTCCGAGACGTCGAAAGTGACGTGGCCGTCGCGGCGCGAGACCATGATTTCGACTCTGATGGTGTTCATCATGGTGTTTTTCGCAGCCGCTTTCTTTTTTGCTGCGGACCAATTGATGGGCTGGCTGATCGGCCTCGTCCTGAATGCAGGCATTTAA
- a CDS encoding NAD-dependent epimerase/dehydratase family protein, whose translation MKKRILFTGGSGKAGRHAVPYLIEAGYEVHNIDLVPLDSPGVTNLIADITDSGQVFNALSMHRDFPDLEHGQGPRPFDAVVHFAAIPRILIKPDNETFRINTMGTYNVIEAAVKLGIRKIVVASSETTYGVCFAEGHRDFHQFPLDEDYDVNPMDSYGLSKVVNEKTARAFADRSGFDIYALRIGNVIEPHEYGNFPTYFSNPEMRKRIAWSYIDARDLGQIVKLCVEKDGLGFQVFNAANDTVSADTPSRELAARFFPNVPFSREIGEFEGLLSNRKIREVLGFNEEHDWRKYVKV comes from the coding sequence ATGAAAAAGCGAATCCTGTTTACCGGCGGCTCAGGCAAGGCGGGACGCCATGCGGTGCCTTATCTGATCGAAGCCGGCTATGAGGTTCACAATATCGATCTTGTGCCGCTGGACAGCCCGGGCGTCACCAACCTGATCGCCGACATCACCGATAGCGGCCAGGTTTTCAACGCGCTGTCGATGCACCGCGATTTCCCGGATCTCGAACACGGGCAGGGGCCTCGACCCTTCGATGCCGTGGTTCATTTTGCCGCGATTCCACGCATCCTGATCAAGCCCGACAATGAGACGTTCCGCATCAATACGATGGGGACCTATAACGTCATCGAGGCGGCGGTGAAGCTTGGGATTCGCAAGATCGTCGTTGCGTCCAGCGAAACGACCTACGGCGTATGTTTTGCCGAAGGACACCGGGATTTCCATCAGTTCCCCCTCGACGAAGACTATGACGTCAATCCGATGGATAGCTACGGCCTGTCCAAGGTGGTCAATGAAAAGACGGCCCGCGCCTTTGCCGATCGCTCGGGTTTCGATATCTACGCATTGCGGATCGGCAATGTCATCGAGCCCCATGAATACGGGAACTTCCCCACCTATTTCAGCAATCCCGAAATGCGCAAGCGTATAGCCTGGAGCTATATCGACGCCCGTGACCTCGGTCAGATCGTCAAGCTCTGCGTCGAAAAGGACGGGCTTGGTTTTCAGGTGTTCAATGCGGCGAACGATACCGTTTCCGCCGACACACCGTCGCGTGAACTTGCTGCGCGGTTCTTTCCTAACGTCCCGTTTAGCCGCGAGATCGGAGAGTTCGAAGGGCTTTTATCGAACAGGAAGATTCGCGAGGTGCTCGGTTTCAATGAGGAGCATGATTGGCGGAAATACGTCAAGGTGTGA
- the rplL gene encoding 50S ribosomal protein L7/L12 — translation MADLAKIVDDLSSLTVLEAAELSKLLEEKWGVSAAAPVAAAAGGAAVAAVVEEEKTEFDVILADIGANKINVIKEVRAITGLGLKEAKDLVEAAPKAVKEGVTKAEAADLKKKLEDAGAKVDVK, via the coding sequence ATGGCTGATCTCGCAAAGATCGTAGACGACCTGTCCTCGCTGACCGTTCTGGAAGCTGCAGAACTGTCGAAGCTTCTCGAAGAAAAGTGGGGCGTTTCGGCTGCTGCTCCGGTTGCTGCCGCTGCTGGCGGCGCTGCTGTTGCTGCCGTCGTTGAAGAAGAAAAGACCGAGTTCGACGTTATCCTCGCTGATATCGGCGCGAACAAGATCAACGTCATCAAGGAAGTCCGCGCAATCACAGGCCTCGGCCTGAAGGAAGCCAAGGACCTCGTTGAAGCTGCTCCGAAGGCCGTCAAGGAAGGCGTCACCAAGGCTGAAGCTGCTGATCTCAAGAAGAAGCTCGAAGACGCTGGCGCCAAGGTTGACGTCAAGTAA
- a CDS encoding FMN-dependent NADH-azoreductase, whose protein sequence is MNILHIDSGILGEHSVSRQLTAAIVAGIKAERPEDAIVYRDLAANPLAHLNGAQLMAGSANPEGLDAALVSDLEAARLSLEDFLAADVVVIGAPMYNFTVPSQLKAWLDRILVAGRTFRYTESGVEGLAKGKKVIVASTRGGHYSGASPISAWDHQETYLQTVFGFIGITDIEIVRAEGLAISPDSKEAAIRDAQAAIAGRRHFDIAA, encoded by the coding sequence ATGAACATTCTCCATATCGATTCCGGTATTCTCGGCGAACACTCCGTTTCGCGTCAACTGACGGCCGCCATCGTCGCCGGCATCAAGGCGGAGCGTCCGGAGGATGCGATCGTCTATCGGGACCTTGCGGCCAATCCTCTCGCGCATCTCAACGGCGCGCAACTTATGGCGGGGAGCGCCAATCCCGAGGGTTTGGATGCCGCCCTTGTTTCGGATCTCGAGGCTGCACGCCTGTCGCTCGAGGATTTCCTTGCGGCCGATGTGGTGGTCATAGGGGCGCCCATGTATAATTTCACCGTCCCCAGCCAACTCAAAGCCTGGCTTGACCGCATCCTGGTCGCCGGCCGGACGTTTCGCTATACGGAATCCGGCGTGGAGGGCCTTGCCAAGGGCAAGAAAGTGATCGTCGCCTCGACCCGTGGCGGTCATTATTCCGGCGCGTCGCCGATCAGCGCGTGGGATCATCAGGAAACCTATCTTCAGACGGTTTTCGGCTTTATCGGGATCACGGATATCGAGATCGTCCGCGCGGAAGGCCTGGCAATCAGCCCGGATTCGAAGGAAGCGGCGATCAGGGACGCGCAAGCGGCGATTGCCGGCCGCCGTCATTTCGATATCGCCGCCTGA
- the tuf gene encoding elongation factor Tu: protein MAKSKFERNKPHVNIGTIGHVDHGKTSLTAAITKYFGEYKAYDQIDAAPEEKARGITISTAHVEYETPARHYAHVDCPGHADYVKNMITGAAQMDGAILVCSAADGPMPQTREHILLARQVGVPAIVVFLNKVDQVDDAELLELVELEVRELLSSYDFPGDDIPIIKGSALAALEDSDKKIGEDSIRELMAAVDAYIPTPERPINLPFLLPIEDVFSISGRGTVVTGRVERGIVKVGEEVEIVGIRATTKTTVTGVEMFRKLLDQGQAGDNIGALIRGVTRDGVERGQILCKPGSVKPHKKFMAEAYILTKEEGGRHTPFFTNYRPQFYFRTTDVTGIVSLPEGTEMVMPGDNVTVSVELIVPIAMEEKLRFAIREGGRTVGAGIVASIVE, encoded by the coding sequence ATGGCAAAGAGCAAATTTGAGCGCAACAAGCCGCATGTCAACATTGGCACGATCGGCCACGTGGACCATGGCAAGACGTCGCTGACGGCGGCGATTACGAAGTATTTCGGCGAATACAAGGCCTATGACCAGATCGACGCCGCTCCGGAAGAAAAGGCCCGTGGCATCACCATCTCGACGGCACACGTCGAATACGAGACGCCGGCCCGCCACTATGCCCACGTCGATTGCCCCGGCCACGCCGACTACGTCAAGAACATGATCACCGGTGCTGCGCAGATGGATGGCGCGATCCTGGTCTGCTCGGCCGCCGACGGCCCGATGCCGCAGACCCGCGAGCACATCCTGCTCGCCCGCCAGGTCGGCGTTCCGGCGATCGTCGTGTTTTTGAACAAGGTCGACCAGGTTGACGACGCCGAGCTTCTCGAGCTCGTCGAACTGGAAGTGCGCGAACTTCTGTCGTCCTACGACTTCCCGGGCGACGACATCCCGATCATCAAGGGTTCGGCTCTGGCCGCGCTCGAAGATTCGGACAAGAAGATCGGCGAAGATTCGATCCGCGAGCTGATGGCCGCCGTCGACGCTTATATCCCGACGCCTGAGCGTCCGATCAACCTGCCGTTCCTGCTTCCGATCGAAGACGTGTTCTCGATCTCGGGCCGTGGTACGGTCGTGACCGGCCGCGTCGAGCGCGGCATCGTCAAGGTCGGCGAAGAAGTCGAGATCGTCGGCATCCGCGCCACGACCAAGACGACGGTGACCGGCGTTGAAATGTTCCGCAAGCTGCTTGACCAGGGCCAGGCCGGCGACAACATCGGCGCGCTGATCCGCGGCGTCACCCGTGACGGCGTCGAGCGTGGCCAGATCCTGTGCAAGCCGGGTTCGGTCAAGCCGCACAAGAAGTTCATGGCAGAAGCCTACATCCTGACGAAGGAAGAGGGCGGCCGTCATACACCGTTCTTCACCAACTACCGTCCGCAGTTCTACTTCCGCACGACGGACGTGACCGGCATCGTGTCGCTTCCGGAAGGCACGGAAATGGTCATGCCCGGCGACAACGTCACGGTATCGGTCGAGCTGATCGTTCCGATCGCCATGGAAGAAAAGCTGCGCTTCGCGATCCGCGAAGGCGGCCGCACCGTCGGCGCCGGCATCGTTGCAAGCATCGTCGAGTAA
- a CDS encoding glycosyltransferase family 8 protein, with protein sequence MLIACATDRYYVEMTGVLIRSVCAQPHSDRLRFYVFCAGVPQKDKDKLAACAFGDAEINIVDIDDVLYEQVRDLPVRKHISVVAYVSIFIPKLLEGEGDRLLYVDCDVVVNTSLDPLFALDLGNRAVGAAPDTTLPDRMKMYNEAIGHSAEAPYFNSGIFIVDIKTWNAHRVTERGAAYARSRLPPITQHDQAVLNKVLKDDWLPLDPSWNAKPTDFTPATVQTMPILHYRGRSKPFHADFPKKYRTVYDMHRMHTPWAKTRRLSKMERSLSKRRRGLMERLAAVRGALVRYFQGA encoded by the coding sequence ATGCTGATTGCCTGCGCAACGGACCGATATTACGTCGAAATGACCGGCGTACTCATTCGCTCTGTTTGCGCCCAGCCGCATTCAGACCGGTTGCGTTTCTACGTCTTCTGTGCAGGCGTTCCGCAAAAGGACAAGGACAAGCTCGCTGCCTGCGCTTTCGGTGATGCTGAGATCAATATTGTCGATATCGATGACGTGCTTTATGAGCAAGTGCGCGATTTGCCGGTCAGAAAGCATATTTCGGTCGTTGCGTATGTCAGTATTTTTATTCCCAAATTACTGGAGGGCGAGGGTGACCGCCTACTGTATGTCGATTGCGACGTAGTGGTAAACACATCACTGGATCCCCTATTTGCACTTGATCTCGGCAATCGCGCCGTTGGTGCTGCACCAGATACGACGCTGCCGGACAGAATGAAAATGTATAATGAAGCGATCGGTCACAGTGCCGAAGCGCCCTATTTCAATTCCGGAATCTTCATCGTCGATATCAAGACCTGGAACGCGCACCGGGTAACGGAGAGAGGTGCCGCCTATGCACGCTCAAGGCTCCCTCCAATTACGCAGCATGATCAAGCCGTGCTTAACAAGGTCCTTAAGGATGACTGGCTGCCGCTTGACCCGAGTTGGAACGCGAAGCCGACGGACTTTACCCCGGCGACGGTGCAAACCATGCCGATCTTGCACTATCGCGGACGCAGCAAGCCGTTTCACGCGGATTTTCCAAAAAAATACCGCACCGTGTATGATATGCACCGCATGCACACACCCTGGGCGAAAACGCGTCGCTTGAGCAAGATGGAGCGCAGTCTATCGAAGCGCCGTCGCGGTCTTATGGAACGACTTGCCGCCGTGCGCGGTGCGCTCGTGCGTTATTTCCAAGGGGCTTAA
- a CDS encoding TrmH family RNA methyltransferase — MSKDDPGDRPAKDTHYATLRRAHRDARRERGEIPTPVQDRRKKAGAADWTAPKLTPDQVLLYGIHTVRAALDNKERRIVRLSVTQNALVRLETGPVGDLGFPVDIVTPQDLDKILGPDAIHQGAMLETAPLPVRRLSALKDSPLILVLDQVTDPHNVGAIMRSAVAFNAGAVITTQRHSPTESGVMAKSASGALEMIPYIQITNLADALEELHKLGFVSIGLDSEGPAPLEETVSGDRIALVLGAEGKGLRQKTRDTVTSLARLDMPGAIKSLNVSNAAAIAMYAARQHLTKR; from the coding sequence ATGAGCAAAGATGATCCGGGCGACAGGCCCGCCAAAGACACCCATTACGCAACCCTTCGCCGCGCCCACCGCGATGCGCGGCGCGAGCGCGGCGAAATCCCGACGCCTGTTCAGGACCGCCGCAAGAAGGCTGGGGCCGCCGACTGGACGGCACCAAAACTTACGCCCGATCAGGTGCTGCTCTACGGTATCCATACCGTGCGCGCCGCACTCGATAACAAGGAGCGCAGGATCGTCCGGCTGTCGGTGACCCAGAATGCACTCGTGCGTCTGGAAACCGGACCGGTCGGAGATCTCGGTTTTCCCGTCGATATCGTCACGCCGCAGGATCTGGACAAGATTCTCGGGCCGGACGCCATTCACCAGGGCGCCATGCTGGAAACCGCGCCCCTGCCCGTGCGCCGTCTTTCGGCGCTGAAGGACAGCCCGCTCATTCTGGTCCTCGACCAAGTTACAGATCCGCACAATGTCGGCGCCATCATGCGCTCGGCGGTCGCCTTCAACGCCGGCGCTGTGATCACAACCCAGCGCCACAGCCCGACCGAATCCGGCGTCATGGCCAAGTCCGCCTCCGGCGCGCTGGAAATGATCCCCTATATCCAGATCACCAATCTGGCCGATGCGCTGGAGGAACTCCATAAGCTCGGATTTGTGTCGATCGGTCTCGATTCGGAGGGACCGGCGCCGCTCGAGGAGACAGTGTCCGGCGACAGGATCGCTCTGGTTCTGGGCGCCGAAGGCAAGGGCCTGCGCCAGAAGACCCGCGACACGGTTACGAGCCTCGCCCGTCTGGATATGCCGGGCGCCATCAAGTCGCTTAACGTCTCGAACGCGGCGGCCATCGCGATGTATGCGGCACGGCAGCACCTGACGAAACGTTGA
- a CDS encoding alkylphosphonate utilization protein, which yields MDVRDSNGTILVEGDTVTLIKDLKVKGTSETLKRGTTIKGIHLTDDPAEVECRHAKIRGLVLRTEFLKKA from the coding sequence ATGGACGTCAGGGACAGCAACGGCACCATCCTGGTCGAAGGCGACACTGTCACCTTGATCAAGGATCTCAAGGTCAAGGGCACCTCAGAGACGCTGAAGCGGGGCACCACGATCAAGGGCATTCACCTGACAGACGATCCGGCGGAGGTCGAATGCCGTCATGCCAAAATCAGAGGCCTTGTCCTGCGCACGGAATTTCTCAAGAAGGCCTGA